One genomic window of Roseateles sp. DAIF2 includes the following:
- a CDS encoding histone deacetylase family protein, with protein sequence MSTAFISHPDCQRHEMGAGHPECPQRLAAIEDWLIGTGLDVALQRYDAASVDLAAVERAHSHHHVAHLRDLLESLAATGESRALDPDTIANPYTWSATLRAAGAAVQATDLVLDGQVENAFCSVRPPGHHATRDQAMGFCFFNNVAIAARHALDRRGLRRVAVVDFDVHHGNGTEDILAGDERVLMVGIFQHPLYPYSGAVPKGENMINLPVPAYTKGGEVREMIEAMWMPALEEFRPEMIFISAGFDAHRDDDLGQLGLTEADYEWITLRVMDVARRHAKGRIVSCLEGGYHLGALARSVGVHLRALAGL encoded by the coding sequence ATGTCCACAGCCTTCATCAGCCACCCCGACTGCCAGCGCCACGAGATGGGTGCGGGCCACCCGGAATGCCCGCAGCGCCTGGCCGCGATCGAGGACTGGCTGATCGGCACCGGGCTCGATGTGGCGCTGCAGCGCTACGACGCCGCGAGCGTCGATCTGGCGGCGGTCGAGCGGGCGCACAGCCATCATCATGTGGCCCATCTGCGCGACCTGCTGGAATCGCTGGCCGCCACCGGCGAATCGCGCGCGCTGGACCCGGACACGATCGCCAATCCCTACACCTGGTCGGCCACCCTGCGTGCCGCCGGCGCCGCGGTGCAGGCCACCGATCTGGTGCTGGACGGCCAGGTGGAGAACGCCTTCTGCTCGGTGCGCCCGCCCGGCCACCATGCGACGCGCGACCAGGCGATGGGCTTCTGCTTCTTCAACAATGTCGCGATCGCGGCGCGCCACGCGCTGGACCGGCGCGGGCTGCGGCGGGTCGCGGTGGTCGATTTCGACGTGCACCATGGCAACGGCACCGAGGACATCCTGGCCGGCGACGAGCGGGTGCTGATGGTCGGCATCTTCCAGCACCCACTCTATCCCTACAGCGGCGCCGTGCCCAAGGGCGAGAACATGATCAACCTGCCGGTGCCGGCCTATACCAAGGGCGGCGAGGTGCGGGAGATGATCGAGGCGATGTGGATGCCGGCGCTGGAAGAGTTCCGCCCCGAGATGATCTTCATCTCGGCCGGCTTCGACGCGCACCGCGACGACGACCTCGGCCAGCTCGGCCTGACCGAGGCCGACTACGAGTGGATCACCCTGCGCGTCATGGATGTGGCCAGGCGCCATGCCAAGGGCCGCATCGTCTCCTGCCTGGAGGGCGGCTACCACCTGGGCGCGCTGGCGCGCAGCGTCGGCGTGCACCTGCGGGCGCTGGCGGGGCTGTAG
- a CDS encoding serine protease — MSLTRRLLTALLLGSALGAASAQSLPELVARAKPSVLLVGSYGLMDSPRFNFRGTGFVIGDGNLAVTGSHVLPPAPPPGTERRLALQILGADKQWSLRGATVLANDPAHDVALLRFDGPPAPALKLGGEQAPPEGSDIALIGFPIGGLLGFSHVTHRGILAALTAITLPTPNAQTLNPRAILQLRQGAFEVLQLDVISYPGNSGGPVLDIASGEVIGVMSLALIKGTRESALSAPTGISYAIPSRHVRALLAEAGLGSKP; from the coding sequence ATGTCCTTGACCCGCCGCCTGCTGACCGCCCTGCTGCTCGGCTCGGCCCTGGGCGCGGCCAGCGCCCAGTCCCTGCCCGAGCTGGTGGCCCGGGCCAAGCCCTCGGTGCTGCTGGTCGGCAGCTACGGGCTGATGGACAGCCCGCGCTTCAATTTCCGCGGCACCGGCTTCGTCATCGGCGACGGCAACCTGGCCGTCACCGGCTCCCATGTGCTGCCGCCCGCGCCGCCGCCCGGCACCGAGCGGCGCCTGGCCCTGCAGATCCTGGGCGCCGACAAGCAGTGGAGCCTGCGCGGCGCCACCGTGCTGGCCAACGACCCGGCGCATGACGTGGCCCTGCTGCGCTTCGACGGCCCGCCGGCGCCGGCGCTGAAGCTGGGCGGCGAGCAGGCGCCGCCCGAGGGCAGCGACATCGCGCTGATCGGCTTCCCGATCGGCGGGCTGCTGGGTTTCTCGCATGTGACGCACCGCGGCATCCTGGCCGCGCTGACCGCGATCACCCTGCCGACGCCCAACGCCCAGACCCTGAACCCGCGCGCCATCCTGCAGCTGCGCCAGGGCGCCTTCGAGGTGCTGCAGCTGGACGTGATCAGCTATCCCGGCAACAGCGGCGGCCCGGTGCTGGACATCGCCAGCGGCGAGGTGATCGGCGTGATGAGCCTGGCCCTGATCAAGGGCACGCGCGAATCCGCGCTCAGCGCCCCGACCGGCATCAGCTACGCGATCCCCAGCCGCCATGTGCGGGCGCTGCTGGCCGAGGCCGGCCTGGGCAGCAAGCCCTGA
- a CDS encoding mechanosensitive ion channel family protein, which yields MNETLTFDELQALGAALLKPAALTELGLLLACLGLAWLIVWRLKSHLSGQPGPQSVLFGRHVVDGVLFPVLALLLAFGARRLLPSLGVTPALFKLAVPVLVSLLAIRLTARVLRAALPESGWVRLVERSVSWLAWGGSILWIAGLLPLLMQELEEVRWKMGATQMSLRALLEGGLTAVLVLVLALWLSAVIEARLLRNVTSDLSMRKIGANITRALLLFVGLLFALSAAGIDLTALGVLGGALGVGIGFGLQKLAANYVSGFVILAERSLRIGDMVKVDNFEGRISDIKTRYTVIRALNGREAVVPNEMLITQRVENSSLADPRVALSTVVQVAYGTDLEALMPRLTEVVGAVPRVLAEPGPSVQLSNFAADGLELTLNFWIADPENGAGGVRSAVNLAVLRCLNASGIDIPFPQRVLHRARPVT from the coding sequence ATGAATGAGACCTTGACCTTTGACGAACTGCAGGCGCTGGGCGCAGCCCTGCTGAAACCCGCCGCGCTGACCGAGCTGGGCCTGCTGCTGGCCTGCCTGGGCCTGGCCTGGCTGATCGTCTGGCGCCTGAAGTCGCACCTGTCCGGCCAGCCCGGCCCGCAGTCGGTGCTGTTCGGCCGCCACGTGGTGGACGGCGTGCTGTTCCCCGTGCTGGCCCTGCTGCTGGCCTTCGGCGCGCGCCGCCTGCTGCCGAGCCTGGGCGTGACGCCGGCGCTGTTCAAGCTGGCGGTGCCGGTGCTGGTGTCGCTGCTGGCGATCCGGCTGACCGCGCGGGTGCTGCGCGCGGCGCTGCCGGAATCGGGCTGGGTGCGGCTGGTGGAGCGCAGCGTGTCCTGGCTGGCCTGGGGCGGCTCGATCCTGTGGATCGCCGGCCTGCTGCCGCTGCTGATGCAGGAGCTGGAGGAGGTGCGCTGGAAGATGGGCGCGACCCAGATGTCGCTGCGCGCGCTGCTGGAGGGCGGGCTGACCGCGGTGCTGGTGCTGGTGCTGGCCCTGTGGCTGTCGGCGGTGATCGAGGCGCGGCTGCTGCGCAATGTCACCAGCGACCTGTCGATGCGCAAGATCGGCGCCAACATCACGCGCGCGCTGCTGCTCTTCGTCGGTCTGCTGTTCGCGCTGTCGGCCGCCGGCATCGACCTGACCGCGCTGGGCGTGCTGGGCGGCGCCCTGGGCGTGGGCATCGGCTTCGGCCTGCAGAAGCTGGCGGCCAACTATGTGTCGGGCTTCGTGATCCTGGCCGAGCGCTCGCTGCGCATCGGCGACATGGTCAAGGTCGACAACTTCGAGGGCCGCATCAGCGACATCAAGACCCGCTACACGGTGATCCGCGCGCTGAACGGCCGCGAGGCGGTGGTGCCCAACGAGATGCTGATCACGCAGCGGGTCGAGAACAGCTCGCTGGCAGATCCGCGCGTGGCGCTCAGCACCGTGGTGCAGGTCGCCTATGGCACCGATCTGGAGGCGCTGATGCCGCGCCTGACCGAGGTCGTCGGCGCGGTGCCGCGGGTGCTGGCCGAGCCAGGCCCGAGCGTGCAGCTGTCCAACTTCGCGGCCGACGGCCTGGAGCTGACCCTGAACTTCTGGATCGCCGATCCTGAGAACGGCGCGGGCGGTGTGCGATCTGCGGTCAATCTCGCGGTGTTGCGCTGCCTCAACGCGTCGGGCATCGACATCCCCTTCCCGCAGCGCGTGCTGCATCGCGCCCGGCCTGTGACATAG
- a CDS encoding methyl-accepting chemotaxis protein translates to MQRLTLAMAVPAALTLVLGVTVSVGTHTMERRLAAYFEQQDALATEVNEMYAQGLQMGQALRNIVLDPANKRAYENLDGAAKAYEKAETQARAAASAEQGAKLQAMAAMRGRLAEVQQRVRELSQQDAPAAAALLNKQETPAWRELRAELLELKKLSGADKEAARVQAAAAMASARWVVLGLVGLSVVVGLLALVALRRHVQRELGGDPATARQVLERVAAGDLLAAVPVQQGDDSSMMAALQRTRDALRALVADVNEAAQSIALASSEIAVGNQDLSSRTEHQASSLQETASSMDQLTSTVQHNAESARQATQLASAASGVASQGGSAVGQVVSTMQAISAQSNKIADITAVIDGIAFQTNILALNAAVEAARAGEQGRGFAVVASEVRSLAQRSAQAAREIKGLIAENVEKVEDGARQVQQAGQTMGELVGQVQRVSHLISEISTATSEQSGGIQQVSLAVGQLDEVTQQNAALVEQSTAAAQSLSQQAERLSALVKVFRLA, encoded by the coding sequence ATGCAGCGTTTGACCCTGGCGATGGCCGTGCCCGCCGCGCTGACCCTGGTGCTGGGTGTCACGGTGAGCGTCGGCACCCACACGATGGAGCGGCGCCTGGCCGCCTATTTCGAGCAGCAGGACGCGCTGGCCACCGAGGTCAACGAGATGTATGCCCAGGGCCTGCAGATGGGCCAGGCGCTGCGCAACATCGTGCTGGACCCGGCCAACAAGCGCGCCTACGAGAACCTGGACGGCGCGGCCAAGGCCTACGAGAAGGCCGAGACCCAGGCGCGCGCCGCGGCCAGCGCGGAGCAGGGCGCCAAGCTGCAGGCGATGGCCGCGATGCGCGGCCGGCTGGCCGAGGTGCAGCAGCGGGTGCGCGAGCTGTCCCAGCAGGATGCGCCGGCCGCCGCCGCGCTGCTGAACAAGCAGGAAACGCCGGCCTGGCGCGAGCTGCGCGCCGAGCTGCTGGAGCTGAAGAAGCTCAGCGGCGCCGACAAGGAGGCCGCGCGGGTGCAGGCCGCGGCGGCGATGGCATCGGCGCGCTGGGTCGTGCTGGGCCTGGTGGGCCTTAGTGTGGTGGTCGGCCTGCTGGCCCTGGTGGCGCTGCGCCGCCATGTGCAGCGCGAGCTGGGCGGCGACCCGGCCACCGCACGCCAGGTGCTGGAGCGCGTCGCCGCCGGCGACCTGCTGGCCGCGGTGCCGGTGCAGCAGGGCGACGACAGCAGCATGATGGCCGCGCTGCAGCGCACCCGCGACGCGCTGCGCGCGCTGGTGGCCGATGTCAACGAGGCGGCGCAAAGCATCGCGCTGGCCTCCAGCGAGATCGCGGTCGGCAACCAGGACCTGTCCAGCCGCACCGAGCATCAGGCCAGCAGCCTGCAGGAGACCGCCTCCTCGATGGACCAGCTGACCTCGACCGTGCAGCACAACGCCGAATCCGCCCGCCAGGCGACCCAGCTGGCCAGCGCGGCCAGCGGCGTCGCCAGCCAGGGTGGCAGCGCGGTGGGCCAGGTGGTCAGCACCATGCAGGCGATCAGCGCGCAGAGCAACAAGATCGCCGACATCACCGCGGTGATCGACGGCATCGCCTTCCAGACCAATATCCTGGCGCTGAACGCGGCGGTCGAGGCGGCGCGCGCCGGCGAGCAGGGGCGCGGCTTCGCGGTCGTGGCCTCCGAGGTGCGCAGCCTGGCGCAGCGCAGCGCGCAGGCCGCGCGCGAGATCAAGGGCCTGATCGCCGAGAACGTCGAGAAGGTCGAGGACGGCGCGCGCCAGGTGCAGCAGGCCGGCCAGACCATGGGCGAGCTGGTGGGGCAGGTGCAGCGCGTCTCGCACCTGATCAGCGAGATCTCCACCGCCACCAGCGAGCAGAGCGGCGGCATCCAGCAGGTCAGCCTGGCCGTCGGTCAGCTCGACGAGGTGACGCAGCAGAACGCCGCGCTGGTCGAGCAGAGCACGGCCGCGGCGCAGAGCCTGAGCCAGCAGGCCGAGCGCCTGAGCGCCCTGGTCAAGGTGTTCCGTCTAGCCTAA
- a CDS encoding pitrilysin family protein, which produces MTTRSWIAGLMLALLAGLAVGQTAPPPLRELGGISEYRLANGLQVLLFPDASRPSITVNLVYRVGSRHEGAGEAGMAHLLEHLLFRGTPEFPDIPGELSRRGIAYNGSTTADRTNYFSSFNADEATLAFMLKLEANRMLRSRILQADLEREMPVVRNELEIGENNPAQLLRQRVLGIAYRFHPYGQPTIGTLSDLQHVPIERLREFYRLHYRPDNAVLMVAGQVDPARALALIEREFGALPRPMRARPEVYTVEPPQDGERVVSLRRVGGAPLLVAAYHVPALAHPDCAALALLTPLLVQSGSGSLHKALVEGKLANQVFAGGCGGWDPGLFHVGVAPAPGVELRELEQRLFEELESRSHQGFAAAEVQRAVTQFELGYRQILKQPERAVLLLSEAVAAGDWRLIFKTLEEARRVTPEDLRRVATRYLRASNRSYGRYLPVAEADRVEVPPVADRSAGLDALRPDQALAQGEAFDLAPAELQARTRRLTLPSGIRLALLPKRNRGEAVSLQMRLRWAALPAVQQLRGAAFVDGMLTEGSLRRDRQALMDEAVRLRGSFVINAAPQGATIRLQAERDTLLPLLALLQEVLQQPAFPEAAFARLKTRVLTGLEGEARDPDALRQEEVRLHYNRARGLHLGQPDYLWSRAERAALMRATELADVREFHRRYWSANEAEIAVVGTLPEGLETEIERLFGGWKKPGAPAFERWSTPYVAVPPLRVDAQADDKANAVLQMRQELQLSTLDTDYLPLVLANRLLGGGLDSRLAKRLRHRDGLSYRHASELQADRWDRAGAWLLMADFAPEQRERVLAAIREEVDRLLAQGFEAEELERVRLEALQARQRARSEDGALLGALLAQLDSGEDWLAQARDEERLRGLSLAELNAALRRHLRPEAWVISTAGDYRARPPR; this is translated from the coding sequence ATGACGACGAGGAGCTGGATCGCGGGGCTGATGCTGGCGCTGCTGGCGGGACTGGCGGTCGGCCAGACCGCTCCACCGCCGCTGCGCGAGCTGGGCGGCATCAGCGAGTACCGCCTCGCCAACGGCCTGCAGGTGCTGCTCTTCCCCGATGCCTCGCGGCCCAGCATCACCGTCAACCTGGTCTACAGGGTCGGCAGCCGCCACGAGGGCGCCGGCGAGGCCGGCATGGCCCATCTGCTGGAACATCTGCTGTTCCGCGGCACGCCCGAGTTCCCCGACATCCCGGGCGAGCTGAGCCGCCGCGGCATCGCCTACAACGGCAGCACCACCGCCGACCGCACCAACTACTTCAGCAGCTTCAATGCCGACGAGGCCACGCTGGCCTTCATGCTGAAGCTGGAGGCCAATCGCATGCTGCGCTCGCGCATCCTGCAGGCCGACCTGGAGCGCGAGATGCCGGTGGTGCGCAACGAGCTGGAGATCGGCGAGAACAACCCGGCCCAGCTGCTGCGCCAGCGCGTGCTGGGCATCGCCTACCGCTTCCACCCCTACGGCCAGCCGACCATCGGCACGCTCAGCGATCTGCAGCATGTGCCGATCGAGCGCCTGCGCGAGTTCTACCGCCTGCATTACCGGCCCGACAACGCGGTGCTGATGGTGGCCGGCCAGGTCGACCCGGCGCGCGCGCTGGCGCTGATCGAGCGCGAGTTCGGCGCGCTGCCGCGCCCGATGCGCGCCCGGCCCGAGGTCTACACGGTGGAGCCGCCGCAGGACGGCGAGCGCGTGGTCAGCCTGCGCCGCGTCGGCGGCGCGCCGCTGCTGGTCGCGGCCTACCATGTGCCGGCGCTGGCCCATCCGGACTGCGCGGCGCTCGCCCTGCTGACCCCGCTGCTGGTGCAAAGCGGCAGCGGCAGCCTGCACAAGGCCCTGGTCGAGGGCAAGCTGGCGAACCAGGTCTTCGCCGGCGGCTGCGGCGGCTGGGATCCGGGGCTGTTCCATGTCGGCGTCGCGCCGGCCCCGGGCGTCGAGCTGCGCGAGCTGGAACAGCGCCTGTTCGAGGAGCTCGAGAGCCGCAGCCACCAGGGCTTCGCCGCCGCCGAGGTGCAGCGCGCCGTGACCCAGTTCGAGCTGGGCTACCGCCAGATCCTGAAGCAGCCGGAGCGCGCGGTGCTGCTGCTGTCCGAGGCGGTGGCGGCCGGCGACTGGCGGCTGATCTTCAAGACCCTGGAGGAGGCGCGACGCGTCACGCCCGAGGACCTGCGGCGCGTCGCTACGCGTTATCTGCGCGCCAGCAACCGCAGCTATGGGCGCTACCTGCCGGTGGCCGAGGCGGACCGGGTCGAGGTGCCGCCGGTCGCGGACCGCAGCGCCGGGCTCGACGCGCTGCGCCCGGACCAGGCCCTGGCCCAGGGCGAGGCCTTCGACCTCGCCCCCGCCGAGCTGCAGGCGCGCACCCGCCGCCTGACCCTGCCCAGCGGCATCCGCCTGGCCCTGCTGCCCAAGCGCAACCGCGGCGAGGCGGTGAGCCTGCAGATGCGCCTGCGCTGGGCCGCGCTGCCGGCGGTGCAGCAGCTGCGCGGCGCGGCCTTCGTCGACGGCATGCTGACCGAGGGCAGCCTGCGGCGCGACCGCCAGGCCCTGATGGACGAGGCGGTGCGCCTGCGCGGCAGCTTCGTGATCAATGCCGCGCCGCAGGGCGCGACGATCCGGCTGCAGGCCGAGCGCGACACCCTGCTGCCGCTGCTGGCCCTGCTGCAGGAGGTGCTGCAGCAGCCGGCCTTCCCCGAGGCCGCCTTCGCGCGCCTGAAGACGCGGGTGCTGACGGGGCTGGAGGGCGAGGCGCGCGACCCCGACGCGCTGCGCCAGGAAGAGGTGCGCCTGCATTACAACCGCGCCCGCGGCCTGCACCTGGGCCAGCCCGACTATCTGTGGAGCCGCGCCGAGCGCGCCGCCCTGATGCGCGCCACCGAGCTGGCCGATGTGCGCGAGTTCCACCGCCGCTACTGGTCGGCCAATGAGGCCGAGATCGCGGTCGTCGGCACCCTGCCCGAGGGCCTGGAGACCGAGATCGAGCGCCTGTTTGGCGGCTGGAAGAAGCCCGGAGCGCCGGCCTTCGAGCGCTGGAGCACGCCCTATGTCGCGGTGCCGCCGCTGCGCGTCGATGCGCAGGCCGACGACAAGGCCAACGCGGTGCTGCAGATGCGCCAGGAGCTGCAGCTCTCGACGCTGGACACCGACTACCTGCCCCTGGTGCTGGCGAACCGCCTGCTCGGCGGCGGGCTGGATTCACGCCTGGCCAAGCGCCTGCGGCATCGCGACGGCCTCAGCTACCGCCATGCCAGCGAGCTGCAGGCCGACCGCTGGGACCGGGCCGGGGCCTGGCTGCTGATGGCGGACTTCGCGCCGGAGCAGCGCGAACGCGTGCTGGCCGCGATCCGCGAGGAGGTCGATCGCCTGCTGGCCCAGGGCTTCGAGGCCGAGGAGCTGGAGCGGGTGCGCCTGGAGGCGCTGCAGGCGCGCCAGCGCGCACGCAGCGAGGACGGTGCGCTGCTCGGCGCGCTGCTGGCCCAGCTGGACAGCGGCGAGGACTGGCTGGCGCAGGCGCGCGACGAGGAGCGCCTGCGCGGCCTGAGTCTGGCCGAGCTGAACGCGGCGCTGCGCCGCCATCTGCGGCCCGAGGCCTGGGTGATCTCGACCGCCGGCGACTACCGCGCCCGGCCCCCGCGTTGA
- a CDS encoding fumarate hydratase — translation MSTTIRYADLVESVAAALQYISYYHPADYIQHLARAYEREQSEAAKDAIAQILTNSRMCAEGRRPICQDTGIVNVFLKIGMDVRWADFPGSIQDAVNEGVRRAYNHPDNKLRASVLADPIFERKNTKDNTPAVIFMEVVPGNTVDVIVAAKGGGSENKSKVYMLNPSENIVDWVLKTVPTMGAGWCPPGMLGIGVGGTAEKAALLAKEALMDDIDMYELLERGPQNKLEELRIELYEKVNALGIGAQGLGGLTTVLDVKIKTYPTHAASKPIAMIPNCAATRHAHFVLDGSGPTYLEAPSLDLWPDVNWAPDYNKSKRVDLNTLTKAEVASWKPGDTLLLNGKMLTGRDAAHKRIQDMLAKGESLPVDFTNRVIYYVGPVDPVRDEVVGPAGPTTATRMDKFTDMMLEKTGLIAMIGKAERGPVAIESIKNHKSAYLMAVGGSAYLVSKAIKAAKVVGFEDLGMEAIYEFDVVDMPVTVAVDAGGTSAHITGPAEWQAKIASGKPVKIPVAAG, via the coding sequence ATGAGCACGACCATCCGCTATGCCGACCTCGTCGAGAGCGTCGCCGCCGCCCTGCAGTACATCAGCTACTACCACCCGGCCGACTACATCCAGCATCTGGCGCGCGCCTACGAGCGCGAGCAGAGCGAAGCGGCCAAGGACGCGATCGCGCAGATCCTGACCAATTCGCGCATGTGTGCCGAGGGCCGCCGCCCGATCTGCCAGGACACCGGCATCGTCAACGTGTTCCTGAAGATCGGCATGGACGTGCGCTGGGCGGATTTCCCGGGCTCGATCCAGGACGCCGTCAACGAGGGCGTGCGCCGCGCCTACAACCACCCGGACAACAAGCTGCGCGCCTCGGTTCTCGCCGACCCGATCTTCGAGCGCAAGAACACCAAGGACAACACGCCCGCGGTGATCTTCATGGAAGTCGTGCCGGGCAACACGGTGGACGTGATCGTCGCGGCCAAGGGCGGTGGCTCGGAAAACAAGAGCAAGGTCTACATGCTCAACCCGAGCGAGAACATCGTCGACTGGGTGCTGAAGACCGTGCCGACCATGGGCGCGGGCTGGTGCCCGCCGGGCATGCTGGGCATCGGCGTCGGCGGCACGGCCGAGAAGGCCGCGCTGCTGGCCAAGGAAGCCCTGATGGACGACATCGACATGTACGAGCTGCTGGAACGCGGCCCGCAGAACAAGCTCGAAGAGCTGCGCATCGAGCTGTACGAGAAGGTCAACGCGCTGGGCATCGGCGCCCAGGGCCTGGGCGGCCTGACCACGGTGCTGGACGTCAAGATCAAGACCTACCCGACGCATGCCGCTTCCAAGCCGATCGCGATGATCCCGAACTGCGCCGCCACCCGCCATGCGCATTTCGTGCTGGACGGCTCCGGCCCGACCTACCTGGAAGCGCCCAGCCTGGACCTATGGCCGGACGTCAACTGGGCGCCGGACTACAACAAGAGCAAACGCGTCGACCTCAACACGCTGACGAAGGCCGAGGTCGCCAGCTGGAAGCCGGGCGACACCCTGCTGCTGAATGGCAAGATGCTGACCGGCCGCGACGCCGCGCACAAGCGCATCCAGGACATGCTGGCCAAGGGCGAGAGCCTGCCGGTGGACTTCACCAACCGCGTGATCTACTACGTCGGCCCGGTCGACCCGGTGCGCGACGAGGTCGTCGGCCCGGCCGGCCCGACCACCGCCACCCGCATGGACAAGTTCACCGACATGATGCTGGAGAAGACCGGCCTGATCGCGATGATCGGCAAGGCCGAGCGCGGCCCCGTCGCGATCGAGTCGATCAAGAACCACAAGTCGGCCTACCTGATGGCCGTCGGCGGCTCGGCCTATCTGGTGTCCAAGGCGATCAAGGCGGCCAAGGTGGTCGGCTTCGAGGACCTGGGCATGGAAGCGATCTACGAGTTCGACGTGGTCGACATGCCGGTCACGGTGGCGGTCGATGCCGGCGGCACCAGCGCCCACATCACCGGCCCGGCCGAATGGCAGGCCAAGATCGCCAGCGGCAAGCCGGTCAAGATCCCGGTCGCGGCCGGCTGA
- the nhaA gene encoding Na+/H+ antiporter NhaA has product MTPGLRKFFASESSGGIVLALAALAALVCSNTPALSVFYQAFTQLPGELRIGPAGSESALVLAKPLIVWVNDLWMAVFFLLVGLEIKREFVAGELADRKQALLPAVAALGGMAVPALIYSAINWGDAAALRGWAIPAATDIAFAIGIVMLLGSRVPASLKIFLTAVAIIDDLGAIVVIALFYTHQLSPLMLLGAGACLVVLALLNRAGVSRVDVYLAVGLVMWLCVLKSGVHATLAGVATALFIPMRAEGSSDTEHGPLETLEHGLHPWVAFMILPMFAFANAGVSLAGLSFADLLDPLPLGIALGLLLGKAIGVFGSSWLMIRLGLAARPAGANWMQFFGVCVLCGIGFTMSLFIGGLAFAGLEGDFETRVKLGVLGGSLISGALGALILARAEGGRRG; this is encoded by the coding sequence ATGACGCCGGGATTGAGGAAGTTCTTTGCCAGCGAGTCCAGCGGCGGCATCGTGCTGGCGCTGGCGGCCCTGGCCGCCCTGGTGTGCAGCAATACCCCGGCGCTGTCGGTGTTCTATCAGGCCTTCACCCAGCTGCCGGGCGAACTGCGCATCGGCCCCGCGGGTTCGGAGAGCGCCCTGGTGCTGGCCAAGCCGCTGATCGTCTGGGTCAACGACCTGTGGATGGCGGTGTTCTTCCTGCTGGTCGGGCTGGAGATCAAGCGCGAGTTCGTCGCCGGCGAACTGGCCGACCGCAAGCAGGCGCTGCTGCCGGCGGTGGCGGCGCTGGGCGGCATGGCGGTGCCGGCGCTGATCTACAGCGCGATCAACTGGGGTGACGCGGCCGCGCTGCGCGGCTGGGCGATTCCCGCAGCAACGGACATCGCTTTCGCGATCGGCATCGTGATGCTCTTGGGCTCGCGGGTGCCGGCCTCGCTGAAGATCTTTCTGACCGCGGTAGCCATCATCGACGACCTGGGCGCGATCGTCGTGATCGCGCTGTTCTACACCCACCAGCTCTCGCCGCTGATGCTGCTGGGCGCCGGCGCCTGCCTGGTGGTGCTGGCGCTCTTGAACCGCGCTGGCGTGTCGCGGGTGGATGTCTACCTGGCGGTGGGCCTCGTGATGTGGCTGTGCGTGCTGAAGTCGGGCGTGCATGCGACCCTGGCCGGCGTCGCGACCGCGCTGTTCATCCCGATGCGCGCCGAGGGCAGCAGCGATACGGAGCATGGCCCGCTGGAGACGCTGGAGCATGGCCTGCATCCCTGGGTGGCCTTCATGATCCTGCCGATGTTCGCCTTCGCGAACGCGGGCGTGTCGCTGGCCGGGCTGAGCTTCGCCGACCTGCTGGACCCGCTGCCGCTGGGCATCGCGCTGGGCCTGCTGCTGGGCAAGGCGATCGGCGTGTTCGGCAGCAGCTGGCTGATGATCCGGCTCGGCCTGGCGGCGCGGCCGGCCGGCGCCAACTGGATGCAGTTCTTCGGCGTCTGCGTGCTGTGCGGCATCGGCTTCACGATGAGCCTGTTCATCGGCGGCCTGGCCTTCGCCGGGCTGGAGGGCGACTTCGAGACCCGCGTCAAGCTGGGCGTGCTGGGCGGCTCGCTGATCTCTGGCGCGCTGGGCGCGCTGATCCTGGCGCGCGCCGAGGGAGGGCGCCGAGGCTGA
- a CDS encoding YqhA family protein: protein MSQKPPPSLRPLPNIIFMSRWLQLPLYLGLILAQAVYVFQFWTELVHLVEAAFGNQDALAMLVKSIGYKATPIKDAAGLVIGYEPLTKINETILMLVVLGLIDVVMISNLLIMVIVGGYETFVSRMHLEGHPDQPEWLSHVNASVLKVKLATAIIGISSIHLLKTFINADNYTEKVLLWQTLIHVAFLFSALAIAAADRLMSHSGGDKH, encoded by the coding sequence ATGAGCCAGAAGCCTCCCCCCTCCCTGCGTCCCCTGCCCAACATCATCTTCATGAGCCGCTGGCTGCAGCTGCCGCTGTACCTGGGGCTGATCCTGGCGCAGGCCGTCTACGTGTTCCAGTTCTGGACCGAGCTGGTGCATCTGGTCGAGGCCGCCTTCGGCAACCAGGACGCGCTGGCGATGCTGGTCAAGAGCATCGGCTACAAGGCCACCCCGATCAAGGACGCCGCAGGCCTGGTGATCGGCTACGAGCCGCTGACCAAGATCAACGAGACCATCCTGATGCTGGTGGTGCTGGGCCTGATCGATGTGGTGATGATCTCCAACCTGCTGATCATGGTGATCGTCGGCGGCTACGAGACCTTCGTCTCGCGCATGCATCTGGAAGGCCACCCCGACCAGCCCGAATGGCTTAGCCATGTGAACGCCTCGGTGCTGAAGGTCAAGCTGGCCACCGCGATCATCGGCATCTCGTCGATCCACCTGCTGAAGACCTTCATCAATGCCGACAACTACACCGAGAAGGTGCTGCTGTGGCAGACCCTGATCCATGTGGCCTTCCTGTTCTCGGCCCTGGCGATCGCCGCGGCCGACCGGCTGATGAGCCATAGCGGCGGCGACAAGCACTGA